From Styela clava chromosome 6, kaStyClav1.hap1.2, whole genome shotgun sequence, one genomic window encodes:
- the LOC120330721 gene encoding uncharacterized protein LOC120330721 translates to MPVSRNLSLPASIEGRKKIRPDSLFRSNTEVHSSSGSSIHRSKPVDLSSLLKLHRPNFLPTTLVPVKHNNNNYEIVTEDESVTPTNESNNIAAEIETSNETVMGVDTTTTRGGTLSQPCLSALSNVGATQIFPHLFLGSQKDVVDEKMMRSNSITYVLNVSKTCTKPEFIDDSHFHRISVRDNYQEKMTPYIKEAIEFIEKVRKSNQRVIVHCLAGVSRSATVAIAYVLHYLRINFEDAYRFVKEKRPSISPNFNFLGQLMEFERNLESTGYLSSKRTGSLSEGSEEDSQQTFSCQQNKIGDHPGKTSLRLSFLKTGSDCSPLSMPPACSFQCSTQDSEPLQLSSESCIKISTPTSSFCRRRKGPTFSKMSFSLANNANNNSSNRKCDTPMPKFMNSKNMFGSKSGRLLVDIRVDSPSTTTRVPDSSRRLGSDGFEKDENMACDSETPTYTSGPFISPCSQGVSFSTSHQAMECNTSDSSISNQKNDGEFLRPYANPVTLLVGSKNESKTPTWHPGNLSAPKVTRHRRSASGGGITSEILQSPFNMKRRFEQARTERSASIGDVSLGDQLASVEHCTSVKRGGSFSGMGSYYDYSEPSSRSPHKFVSVNSRSPKILRKSFHLNLKPVYSHTTSPPTSKNGSNKSEGATAPISIPGVLGMDTPVPVFDCSHMSDSCGGLKMNSNKSSAFPGHSVIREGVTPDESDDTLEIKSMSPLTLSSPNVDKDGCPSFPTSSSLKTRTSPATCPILSTVPSFSCNEAGMTSPRFIYKSSFTYTSTKSKPLTDTKTNTPFTLSAPCDLKLKWRNKERRRQSVDSGYLSSQASSQSSSSFTSPTSQQSVFGSASIHESFNDNTDNTSTPTTSPTNVGSCHVEGAFDASDEVSTTPPDSENRKTNVRQRSTVEIMSCS, encoded by the exons ATTCATTATTTCGGAGTAATACAGAGGTGCACAGTAGTAGTGGTAGCAGCATACACAGGAGTAAACCTGTTGATTTGTCTTCGCTGCTCAAATTACATAGACCGAATTTTTTACCAACGACTTTGGTACCAGTGaaacacaataataataactaCGAAATTGTTACCGAAGACGAATCAGTCACACCAACAAACGAAAGCAACAATATCGCTGCTGAAATTGAAACATCTAAC GAAACTGTAATGGGAGTGGATACAACTACGACTCGGGGAGGCACACTCTCTCAGCCATGTCTCTCTGCATTATCAAATGTGGGAGCTACTCAAATATTTCCTCACTTGTTTCTTGGATCTCAAAAAGACGTTGTCGATGAG AAAATGATGCGATCTAACAGCATCACGTATGTGTTGAACGTCAGCAAAACGTGTACAAAACCTGAATTCATAGACGACAGTCACTTTCATAGGATATCAGTGCGAGATAATTACCAAGAGAAAATGACGCCATACATCAAAGAAGCCATCGAATTCATAG aaaaagtaAGGAAATCCAACCAACGTGTGATTGTGCATTGCTTAGCAGGTGTATCTCGATCTGCTACAGTCGCCATTGCATACGTTTTACATTACCTACGAATAAATTTCGAGGACGCATACAG ATTTGTAAAAGAAAAGAGACCATCAATATCACCGAATTTCAACTTTCTTGGTCAGCTGATGGAATTTGAAAGAAATCTTGAATCAACGGGATACCTCTCTTCCAAACGGACTGGATCGCTATCTGAGGGCAGCGAAGAAGATTCCCAACAAACTTTCAGTtgtcaacaaaataaaataggagATCATCCCGGCAAAACATCTCTACGTCTCAGCTTTTTGAAAACCGGATCCGATTGTTCTCCGCTTTCCATGCCACCTGCATGTTCTTTCCAGTGTTCAACACAAGATAGCGAACCTTTGCAATTGTCATCAGAGTCATGTATCAAAATCTCAACTCCGACATCGTCGTTTTGTCGACGTCGCAAAGGGCCTACTTTTTCGAAAATGTCTTTCTCATTAGCGAACAATGCAAATAACAACAGTTCGAATCGAAAATGCGATACACCTATGCCCAAATTTAtgaattcaaaaaacatgtttgGAAGTAAGTCTGGAAGATTACTTGTGGATATCAGAGTTGACTCCCCGTCCACAACAACGCGTGTTCCAGATTCAAGCCGACGTCTCGGTAGTGATGGATTTGAAAAAGATGAAAACATGGCTTGTGATTCCGAGACTCCAACTTATACGTCTGGACCTTTCATTTCACCGTGCTCTCAGGGTGTTTCGTTTTCAACTAGTCATCAGGCTATGGAATGTAATACTAGCGACAGTTCCATAAGCAATCAAAAAAATGACGGTGAATTTCTGAGACCTTATGCGAATCCTGTCACTTTATTGGTGGGAAGTAAAAATGAAAGCAAAACTCCAACGTGGCATCCCGGAAATCTTTCGGCACCAAAAGTGACACGACACAGACGAAGTGCTAGTGGTGGGGGAATAACCAGCGAAATATTGCAGTCGCCCTTTAATATGAAGCGGAGATTCGAACAAGCTCGAACTGAACGTTCCGCTTCGATCGGTGACGTCAGTCTCGGCGACCAGTTAGCTAGCGTAGAACATTGTACTAGCGTGAAACGAGGAGGTTCTTTCTCTGGCATGGGATCGTATTACGATTATTCGGAACCTTCAAGTCGATCTCCACATAAATTCGTTTCTGTGAATTCGAGAAGTCCCAAGATCCTTCGAAAGTCATTTCACCTAAATCTTAAACCAGTTTATTCGCACACGACATCTCCACCTACGTCTAAAAACGGTTCCAATAAATCAGAAGGGGCCACCGCTCCTATTAGCATACCGGGTGTTCTAGGCATGGATACTCCCGTACCAGTCTTTGATTGTTCGCACATGTCAGACAGTTGTGGTGGGTTGAAAATGAATTCCAACAAAAGTTCGGCTTTTCCTGGCCACTCTGTTATCAGAGAAGGGGTCACACCAGATGAAAGTGATGATACTTTGGAAATCAAGAGCATGTCACCATTAACGTTATCGTCACCAAATGTTGACAAAGATGGTTGTCCGTCGTTTCCTACATCTAGTAGTTTAAAGACAAGGACGTCACCAGCGACCTGTCCAATATTGTCAACTGTTCCCTCCTTTTCATGTAACGAAGCTGGCATGACGTCGCCGCgttttatatataaatcatcTTTTACATATACATCTACTAAATCGAAGCCATTAACGGACACTAAGACAAATACACCTTTCACCCTGTCTGCACCGTGTGATTTAAAACTCAAATGGAGAAATAAAGAACGCAGAAGACAGAGTGTTGACTCAGGATATCTGTCATCACAAGCATCATCTCAATCATCATCTTCCTTCACATCGCCAACATCACAACAAAGTGTTTTTGGATCAGCCTCGATTCACGAATCATTCAATGACAACACGGACAATACATCGACCCCGACCACATCGCCTACAAATGTCGGCAGTTGTCATGTCGAGGGCGCTTTCGATGCTTCAGACGAAGTATCGACAACGCCCCCCGACTCTGAGAACCGAAAAACAAACGTCAGACAAAGAAGTACTGTTGAAATCATGAGTTGTTCATGA
- the LOC120331523 gene encoding uncharacterized protein LOC120331523, whose amino-acid sequence MSRALVFTTLMTTIGCLFAFGVYSVKSFFWKIRHQEATFPGAGIFYGSPAQVTEKYENHIYPAPWAISIIWPVVLFWNISAMVYMLFQKSLSLQLPPRLYVAWAGAWLLTTVWTFLFDAESHIATLLVVLTVVILSGSCLRTACKIFYAYEKNRTKSTESKTDMNHPFLFLVVESLAFLTMWSVVAFAISIAYALAYKNSLHSSEAILTGLLTPEESATMGAIFILLVFTIWWTLDIAYWGMATQSIRFLYPAFCLVMLSLGISNYSTQQGMSLNNALCFGTSVISLVAMLSRKKAKDICIKRLNKKDDNDGCHLDKKKEISYSKDK is encoded by the exons atGTCACGCGCACTCGTGTTTACCACTCTTATGACAACCATTGGCTGTCTGTTTGCCTTTGGTGTTTATTCTGTTAAGAGCTTCTTCTGGAAAATAAGGCATCAGGAGGCAACTTTTCCCGGTGCAG GGATTTTCTATGGAAGTCCAGCCCAAGTCACAGAGAAGTATGAAAATCACATCTATCCAGCACCGTGGGCg ATTTCGATTATCTGGCCAGTAGTTTTATTCTGGAATATTTCTGCGATGGTTTACATGCTTTTTCAAAAATCACTATCGTTGCAACTGCCACCG AGATTGTATGTAGCATGGGCCGGAGCCTGGTTGTTAACCACTGTCTGGACTTTTTTATTTGACGCGGAATCTCACATTGCAACGCTTCTAGTGGTTTTGACTGTTGTCATTTTATCCGGTTCGTGTCTTCGAACAGCATGCAAGATTTTCTACGCATACGAAAAGAACAGAACAAAATCAACTGAATCAAAAACAG ATATGAATCATCCGTTTCTCTTCCTCGTTGTTGAATCGCTTGCGTTTCTAACCATGTGGAGTGTTGTTGCCTTTGCAATATCTATCGCGTACGCGCTGGCTTACAAAAATTCTTTGCACTCATCAGAAGCCATCCTTACAG GCCTTCTCACGCCAGAGGAAAGTGCAACCATGGGAGCAATATTCATTCTATTGGTCTTTACCATCTGGTGGACTCTTGATATTGCATACTGGGGGATGGCTACACAAAGCATCCGCTTTCTATACCCTGCATTCTGTTTGGTTATGCTTTCTTTGggaatttcaaattattctacGCAACAGG GGATGAGCCTGAACAACGCCCTGTGCTTTGGAACTTCTGTGATTTCGCTGGTCGCTATGTTATCACGTAAAAAGGCGAAAGATATATGTATAAAGCGACTGAACAAAAAAGATGATAACGATGGTTGTCATTTGGacaagaaaaaagaaatttcatACTCAAAGGACAAGTAA